From one Nothobranchius furzeri strain GRZ-AD chromosome 2, NfurGRZ-RIMD1, whole genome shotgun sequence genomic stretch:
- the LOC107377916 gene encoding NLR family CARD domain-containing protein 3 codes for MDQMQREVPANESTPSGKPEIPIKHQSHQQLSRVSETEPDPDSKRVSLKSDQSKEAPLKFKGLDPDETQLKLKNSEDRKSHVTPQTSLPFIFMCLEENIIHFVKKELKKFQEALSPADPECFDSQDDEEELGCEEEERRRRNRESLLNITLNLLKKMKQEDVADLLQSRMSAPLCQSKLKENLKTKFQVVFEGIAKSGNPTLLNQIFTELYITEGETGGVHHEHEVRQIEAASRKPHRPETTIRHEDFLKVPPGRDEPIRTVMTKGVAGIGKTVLTQKFTLDWTEDKTNQNIHFMFPFTFRELNVLKEKKFSLVELVHHFFSETKNICSFEEFQVVFIFDGLDECRLPLDFHNNQVLTDVTESTSVDVLLTNLIKGNLLPSARLWITSRPAAANQIPPECVGMVTEIRGFTDLQKEEYFRKSFKHKKQTNRILSHLKNSRSLHIMCHIPVFCWITATVLKKVFKNLKETELPTTLTEMYIHFLVVQTKVKQVKYDGGAETDPHWNPENKKMMEALGKLAFDQLQKGHLIFYESDLIECGINIRAASLYSGVFTQIFKEERGLHQDKVFCFVHLSVQEFLAALHVHLTFINSGINLFKDQQTASRLSKMLKDKSKLRILYKCAVDKALESPNGHLNLLLRFLLGLSLPANQILLQGLLTHTGNVLDANQKAVEYIKKKISKNLPAEKSINLFHCLNELHDRSLVEEIQQSLTSGSLSTDNLSPAHWSALVFILLSSDKDLDVFELKKYSASEEALLMLLPVVKVSNKVLLSDCNLSERSCEALASILSSRSSSIRDLDLSNNNLQDAGVKLLCGGLKSPNCRLESLSLSGCQVTQEGCTSLASALNFNPSHLKDLDLSYNHPGDSGEKMLTGKLKDPCCRLDTLSFDQSGEQRLIPGLRKYACRLTLDPNTAHKELLLSLNKRKVTVAQKYPCMDHPERFDHLPQLLCGNGLAGRCYWEVDWRGVVKVAVTYRGICRKGNKCDSIFGRNDRSWSLLCSEGGYSVWHDNRETIIPLPPSSLVSKKVAVYLDCPSGTLSFYKVSDTLVHLHTFRNTFTELLYPGFGFGFGWGSCFGFSVTLCEL; via the exons ATGGATCAGATGCAACGTGAAGTCCCAGCGAATGAATCCACACCGTCTGGAAAGCCTGAGATTCCGATCAAACATCAGAG TCACCAGCAGCTCAGCAGAGTCTCTGAAACGGAACCAGACCCTGATTCCAAACGCGTGTCGCTGAAAAGCGACCAATCAAAGGAAGCTCCTCTCAAGTTTAAAGGACTCGATCCTGATGAAACACA GTTAAAACTGAAGAACTCAGAGGATCGTAAGAGTCatgtaacaccccaaaccagcctccCCTTCATATTTATG TGTCTGGAAGAGAACATAATCCATTTTGTTAAGAAGGAGCTGAAGAAGTTCCAGGAAGCTCTGAGTCCAGCAGATCCAGAATGCTTTGACAGTCAGGATGATGAAGAGGAGCTGGGATGTGAGGAGGAGGAACGAAGGCGAAGAAACAGAGAATCACTTCTGAACATCACTCTGAACCTTCTGAAGAAAATGAAGCAGGAGGACGTGGCTGATCTTCTGCAGAGCA GAATGAGCGCCCCATTGTGCCAAAGCAAACTTAAAGAAAACTTGAAAACCAAGTTCCAGGTTGTGTTTGAGGGGATCGCTAAATCAGGAAACCCGACGCTCCTGAACCAGATCTTCACAGAGCTCTACATCACAGAGGGAGAGACCGGAGGGGTCCACCATGAACACGAGGTCAGACAGATAGAAGCAGCTTCTAGGAAACCTCACAGACCAGAGACCACCATCAGACATGAAGACTTCTTAAAGGTCCCACCTGGAAGAGATGAACCAATCAGAACAGTGATGACTAAAGGAGTGGCCGGCATCGGGAAGACCGTCCTAACCCAGAAGTTCACTCTGGACTGGACTGAAGATAAAACCAACCAGAACATCCACTTCATGTTTCCGTTCACCTTCAGAGAGCTGAATGTGCTGAAAGAGAAGAAGTTCAGCTTGGTGGAACTTGTTCATCACTTCTTCTCTGAAACCAAGAACATCTGCAGCTTTGAAGAGTTCCAGGTGGTCTTCATCTTTGATGGTCTGGATGAGTGTCGGCTTCCTCTGGACTTCCACAACAACCAGGTCCTGACTGATGTTACAGAGTCCACCTCAGTGGATGTTCTGCTGACCAACCTCATCAAGGGAAACCTGCTTCCCTCTGCTCGCCTCTGGATCACCTCAAGACCTgcagcagccaatcagatccCTCCTGAGTGTGTTGGCATGGTGACAGAGATCAGAGGGTTCACTGACCTCCAGAAGGAGGAGTACTTCAGGAAGAGTTTCAAACATAAGAAGCAAACCAACAGGATCCTGTCCCACCTGAAGAATTCACGAAGTCTCCACATCATGTGCCACATTCCGGTCTTCTGTTGGATCACTGCTACGGTTCTGAAGAAAGTTTTTAAAAACCTGAAGGAAACGGAGCTTCCCACAACCCTGACTGAGATGTACATCCACTTCCTGGTGGTCCAGACCAAAGTGAAGCAGGTTAAGTATGATGGAGGAGCCGAGACAGATCCACACTGGAATCCAGAGAACAAGAAGATGATGGAGGCTCTGGGAAAACTGGCTTTTGATCAGCTGCAGAAAGGACACCTGATTTTCTACGAGTCAGACCTGATAGAGTGTGGCATCAACATCAGAGCAGCTTCACTTTACTCAGGAGTGTTCACACAGATCTTTAAAGAGGAGAGAGGACTCCACCAGGACAAGGTCTTCTGCTTCGTCCATCTGAGTGttcaggagtttctggctgcTCTTCATGTCCATCTGACCTTCATTAACTCTGGAATCAACTTGTTTAAAGACCAACAAACAGCCTCTCGTTTGTCCAAGATGCTTAAAGACAAATCAAAATTAAGAATTCTCTACAAGTGCGCGGTGGACAAGGCCTTAGAGAGCCCAAACGGTCACCTGAACCTGCTCCTCCGCTTCCTCCTTGGTCTTTCACTGCCAGCCAATCAGATTCTCCTACAAGGTCTTCTGACTCatacaggaaatgtgctggatgcAAATCAAAAGGCTGTTGAGTACATCAAGAAGAAGATCAGCAAGAACCTGCCAGCAGAGAAGAGCATCAACCTGTTCCACTGTCTGAATGAACTCCATGATCGTTCTCTGGTAGAGGAGATCCAACAGTCTCTGACGTCAGGAAGTCTTTCCACGGATAACCTGTCTCCTGCTCACTGGTCTGCTCTGGTCTTCATCCTTCTGTCATCAGACAAAGATCTGGATGTGTTTGAACTGAAGAAGTACTCAGCTTCTGAGGAGGCTCTCCTGATGCTGCTGCCTGTGGTCAAAGTCTCCAACAAAGTTCT ATTAAGTGATTGTAACCTCTCAGAGAGAAGCTGTGAAGCCCTGGCCTCCATCCTGAGCTCCAGGTCTTCTAGTATCAGAGATCTGGACCTGAGCAACAACAACCTGCAGGATGCTGGAGTGAAGCTGCTGTGTGGAGGACTCAAAAGTCCAAACTGTAGACTGGAATCTCTCAG TCTCTCAGGTTGCCAGGTAACACAGGAAGGATGCACTTCACTGGCTTCAGCTCTGAACTTCAATCCATCacatttaaaagatctggacttgAGCTACAACCATCCTGGAGACTCAGGAGAGAAGATGCTGACTGGAAAGCTGAAGGATCCATGCTGCAGGCTGGACACTCTCAG TTTTGACCAATCAGGAGAACAAAGGCTCATCCCTGGTTTGAGGAAAT ATGCCTGCCGACTCACTCTGGACCCAAACACGGCCCACAAGGAGCTTCTCCTGTCTCTGAATAAGAGGAAAGTGACGGTGGCCCAGAAGTATCCTTGCATGGATCATCCAGAGAGATTTGACCATTTGCCTCAGCTGCTGTGTGGAAACGGTCTGGCTGGCCGCTGTTACTGGGAGGTGGACTGGAGAGGGGTGGTTAAAGTGGCGGTGACTTACAGAGGAATCTGCAGGAAAGGGAATAAGTGTGACAGCATTTTCGGACGGAACGACCGGTCGTGGAGTCTCCTCTGCTCTGAAGGAGGGTACTCCGTGTGGCACGACAACCGAGAGACCATCATCCCTCTTCCTCCTTCGTCCCTGGTCTCTAAGAAAGTAGCCGTCTACCTTGACTGTCCTAGTGGTACCTTGTCCTTCTACAAAGTCTCCGACACGCTGGTCCACCTCCACACTTTCAGAAACACCTTCACTGAACTTCTGTATCCTGGCTTTGGCTTTGGCTTTGGTTGGGGGTCCTGCTTCGGTTTTTCTGTGACATTGTGTGAGCTGTGA